In a single window of the Botrytis cinerea B05.10 chromosome 10, complete sequence genome:
- the Bcbni4 gene encoding Bcbni4, giving the protein MAALVQTLPQQTTTVTMLQTRPSSASGTLQPSQNQAAYHQYPVNSQQRNNFHGLNNNNMAMSNYRGHSSMAPMAPYAFTSSPGLSIGGQQTPNGSQSRPEQQRTASAPIVPTLQGGSTNAPGRSRYPAALSVSTTSSSSSSELSQRSGTRDDTAITSTARIATRAARPHSTIITSHSQSLAPPMASPAKPAPDRYRRPAIRRADSSNSSQAGVSSSSVSTMPNVLQFYGASTQAVNSQAFNLQMPQQNQPNATADDLQLNQRTTSEQAKRYRRRSIHTIDAHDNSNASPSPGFLQQGSRPVNNASGRIDQPPEQHGQHPLRSSPVVTVRPATSHGRNDSTDSMKSARSGHSRPNSSDKREATSVSMATGSPAQSSTSSVANSNAFNGKEQATSKNDQPRLVNIPVRASSTDASKRLSSPSPLSKPVTMGADSSASKSKDSFASAVNAALQPTQSKSTNAQPATSPNAISPAAQQLAALNDKEGKKSKTSRLRRAFSFGSAAELRKASAETHLVSRSGNDALDRSKLRREKYQIEQEAEQDKIAQQQEAAGIGSNIYSGQGNFFTGSTDNLSISSTASSASVMIRKMGKGMKKSTRSLVGLFRPKSVIGVPAADAAVPEASQAQVSMVNVEAEREKVNVNANAADAVSGGTGFPRLERNSLDAAVISSASTDRLGSANTENSSNRRSIVGGEKERAEVLAAVKKGILKRSGTGSGNSSPVILPADGKAANFNLPQIPNVNNDSPNSSAPSTPNDDQVHKQAVTLGGEDYFMSALKFRGGDSKSVPGTPSGAIKRNATFSPRIQFHDTWPSQEYDRRGEIATCNRLTPMLAQQIKEELNTFKMEMEVHENSKIYTHFF; this is encoded by the exons ATGGCAGCTCTCGTTCAGACGTTACCACAACAGACAACTACGGTCACTATGCTTCAAACTCGACCATCCTCTGCCTCTGGCACTTTACAACCTTCGCAAAATCAAGCTgcatatcatcaatatcccGTCAACTCGCAACAACGCAACAACTTTCATGGCctgaacaacaacaatatgGCAATGTCAAATTACCGCGGCCACAGTTCGATGGCCCCAATGGCACCATATGCATTCACTAGTTCACCCGGTCTATCGATAGGAGGCCAACAAACACCAAATGGGTCTCAATCAAGGCCAGAACAACAGAGAACAGCATCAGCCCCCATAGTCCCTACCTTACAAGGAGGCTCGACGAATGCTCCAGGTCGCTCACGATACCCTGCTGCTCTATCTGTATCAAccacatcttcatcctcatcatcggaGCTTTCTCAAAGGTCAGGAACAAGAGATGATACGGCCATCACATCTACGGCTCGAATTGCAACGAGAGCCGCTCGCCCACattccaccatcatcacatcGCACAGTCAAAGCCTAGCTCCTCCTATGGCATCTCCAGCAAAGCCCGCTCCTGATCGCTATCGCCGCCCTGCAATTCGCCGTGCCGATTCATCGAACAGTAGTCAGGCTGGTGTCTCTAGCTCTTCGGTCTCAACGATGCCAAATGTCTTGCAATTTTATGGTGCCAGTACACAAGCTGTCAACAGTCAAGCGTTCAACTTGCAGATGCCACAACAAAACCAACCAAACGCAACTGCTGATGATTTGCAGTTGAATCAGCGTACGACCTCGGAACAGGCAAAGAGATATCGACGTCGAAGCATACATACGATCGATGCTCACGATAACAGCAACGCTAGTCCCAGCCCTGGATTTTTACAGCAGGGGTCAAGGCCAGTTAACAACGCTAGTGGTCGTATTGATCAGCCGCCTGAGCAACATGGGCAACACCCCTTGCGAAGTTCACCAGTTGTTACGGTACGCCCAGCAACTTCTCACGGACGGAATGATAGTACCGATAGCATGAAGTCCGCTCGTAGCGGTCACTCTCGCCCGAACTCG TCGGACAAGCGAGAAGCAACAAGTGTATCAATGGCAACTGGAAGCCCCGCTCaatcttcgacttcttccgTCGCAAATTCAAATGCCTTCAATGGTAAAGAGCAAGCAACTTCCAAGAATGATCAGCCACGACTTGTGAACATTCCAGTTCGTGCATCCTCGACCGATGCCTCGAAAAGACTCTCTAGCCCATCTCCTTTATCGAAGCCGGTGACGATGGGTGCCGATTCGTCGGCGTCTAAGTCTAAGGACTCGTTTGCTTCAGCCGTCAATGCAGCATTACAACCAACTCAATCCAAATCTACAAATGCACAGCCTGCAACGAGTCCAAATGCTATCAGCCCTGCTGCACAGCAATTGGCTGCATTGAACgacaaggaaggaaagaagagtaAGACATCGAGATTGAGGAGGGCGTTCTCTTTTGGCTCTGCTGCTGAGTTAAGAAAGGCATCTGCCGAAACTCATCTCGTGAGCAGGAGTGGCAATGATGCTTTGGATCGTTCTAAATTACGaagagaaaaatatcaaattgagCAAGAAGCAGAGCAAGATAAGATTGCCCAGCAACAAGAAGCTGCTGGTATCGGATCGAATATCTACTCCGGACAAGGGAATTTCTTCACTGGTTCGACTGATAACTTATCCATCTCATCGACTGCTTCTTCGGCCTCGGTAATGATTCGAAAGATGGGCAAgggaatgaagaaatcaacaAGATCTCTCGTTGGTCTCTTTAGACCAAAGTCTGTCATTGGTGTCCCTGCAGCTGATGCAGCTGTACCTGAAGCCAGCCAAGCACAGGTCTCGATGGTTAACGTTGAGgcagaaagagagaaggtcAATGTGAACGCCAATGCGGCCGATGCTGTTTCTGGTGGAACAGGGTTTCCAAGACTGGAAAGAAACTCTCTCGATGCTGCAGTTATCAGTTCAGCGTCCACAGACCGTCTAGGCAGTGCCAATACCGAGAACTCTTCAAACAGAAGAAGTATCGTTGGTGGTGAGAAGGAGCGTGCTGAAGTCTTGGCTGCTGTTAAGAAGGGAATTCTCAAAC GCTCTGGTACCGGTTCTGGTAATTCGTCACCGGTAATCCTTCCGGCAGATGGGAAAGCAGCAAACTTCAACTTACCACAAATCCCAAATGTCAACAACGATTCGCCGAATTCGTCTGCCCCAAGTACACCAAATGATGACCAAGTGCATAAACAAGCAGTCACTTTGGGAGGAGAGGATTACTTCATGTCTGCGCTCAAGTTCAGGGGAGGAGATTCAAAGAGTGTTCCGGGAACTCCTTCAGGAGCCATCAAAAGAAACGCCACATTCAGTCCTCGGATACAATTCCACGATACTTGGCCAAGCCAAGAGTACGACCGCAGGGGTGAAATTGCAACCTGCAATCGACTCACTCCAATGCTCGCCCAACAAATCAAGGAAGAGCTTAATACTTTCAAAATG GAAATGGAGGTTCATGAGAATTCTAAGATCTACACACACTTCTTCTAA